The Archangium primigenium genomic interval CATGGACGTGGCGCGCGCGGTGGGCCAGGGCCGCCTGCACCACCAGTACCTGCCGGATGAGCTGTGGGTGGACCAGTACGCCCTGGAGCCCGCCACGCTGGCCATCCTCGAGGCGAAGGGCCATAAGATCCGCCGGATTCCCAACTGGGGGGACGCGGAGGCCGTGGTGAGCGATCCCCAGACGAACCTGCGCAGCGCGGCGAGCGATCCCCGCAACGAAGGCGCCGCGCTCGGCCAGGACTGAGACCGCCCCCGTGCCCGAACTCCTCCAGCTCTTCGACGCGCACCTGCACCCCGAGGCCCTGAGCGATCAGGACCTCGAGTCCATGCGCTTCTTCGGCGTGGAGCGCGCGCTCGTGGTGGCCCACCACCTGCCCGAGCCCACGCCCAAGGCGCTGCGCAAGCACTTCGACGACCTGGTGCACAAACAACTGCCGCGCCTGGAGCGCCTGGGCATCCGGGCCTGGGCGGCGCTGGGCGTGCACCCGCGCTGCATCCCCCGCCGCGGCCTGTCCGAGGTGCTCGCCCACCTGCCGGACTACTTCCAGGGCGGACGCGTGGTGGCCCTGGGGGAGACGGGCCTGCACGCGGGGGGCATTGAAGAGGAGGAGGCCTTCCTGGAGCAGCTCGCGCTCGCGCGCCAGCTCAAGCTCCGGGTCGTGGTGCACACGCCGCTCAAGGACAAGGAGCGCCACACGCGGCGGCTGCTCACGCTCGTGCGCGAGTCGGGCATCCAGCCCTCACGCGTGCTGGTGGACCACGCCAACGCGCGCACCGTGCGCAACATCCTCGGCTGTGGGCATTGGGCCGGATTGAGCCTGCACCCCGAGGCCCTCAAGGCCGAGCGCGCCGTGCTGCTGGTGCGCCGCCTGGGCAGCGAGCGACTGGTGCTCAACTCCGACGCCGGCGATGGCGCCGGCGACATCCTGGGGCTCGCGCGCGTGGCCCACCTGCTGACCAAGGCCAGGCTCTCCGAGCGCGTGGTGAAGCGCGTGGCGCACGACAACGCCGCGCGCTTCTACCGTCCCCGCTGACTCAGTGCAGCGCGCTGACCACCTGCTCCGGGTGCAGCGTCAGCCGCTGCGCCGCGTCATCCAGCGTCGCCTGCACGGGGATGCCCCGGTGCCGGTAGTCCGCCAGTGACTGCGCCGCCTCGTCCAACAGCTTCTGGTAGCGCTCGTCCAACTCCACAGCGATCAACATCATCGTCTCGCCCGCGTCCTCGACGCCGGGACGGTACACCTGGCAGCGCTGGAACCGCGCCCAGCGGCCATTCTCCATCTTCACCAATTCGCCGTCGTAAGCCATCGCGCAGTCCCCCTTTCGAACGTCCCGGCGGCAGGCCGGGAAGTGAGGAGTGGAGATTAACCACAAGTTCGCGGTGCGTCATCCCCCCGGCTGAAAATCCGTGAAAGGGCCCGGAAAGGGTCCAGTAGGGAACGTTTCGGGAGGGATTTTCCCTCGGACTTCCCCTCCGGAACCCCACCCCGGAGGCCAGGTTGTAAATCGATTGCCCGGTCAATCTGTTGATGACCCCCGGCCCCCCGACCGGACGGTTTGTCAACGCACGGAGGCAGTGGCCCCGGAGGGAGGCATCCCTTAGATTGGGCGGGATGAAGCTGCCTTCCCTGTTCCGCCGCGAGCGGTCCGTCATCCAGCGAGCGAACGCCCAGGATCAGCTGGAGAAGGTCCTGGCCGAGTCCCTGCGCGTGCTGGGACAGGTGTGCACCAAGGTCGCCGACGTCATCGAGTCCCAGCGCCTGGAGCGGGCCGGCTACGCGCAGAACACCCTGCTGCAGCGGCTGGACAAGCCTCCGGCGGACGCGCCCCCGTCCCAGGCGCCCACGGACCCGACGCCGCCCCACCCATGACGCCCCCGGAGACGCCCCCGGAGACGCCCCTGGACCATGACCCGCGAGCCCCGCCCGCGTGCCTGGGCGGCGCGGGGTGGCTCACCCCCCGGGGGGACGGACAGCCCCCCCTGCCCGCGCTCGACGACGCCGAGGGCGCGCGGCTGCCCGAGGGACTGCCGCCCGTGGTGGACGCCCACGTGCACCTCTTCCCGGACCGGGTCTTCGAGGCCATCTGGCGCTGGTTCGAGCGGTACGGCTGGCCCATCCGCTACAAGCTGCACACGCCCCAGGTGGTGTCCTTCCTGCTGTCCCGGGGGGTGCACCGGGTGGTGGCGCTGCACTACGCCCACACCCCGGGCATGGCGCGCGCGCTCAACGCGTACATCGCCGAGGTGGCGCGCGCCGAGCCGCGGGTGCTGGGCCTGGCCACGGTCCTGCCCGGGGAGCCGGGCGCCGGGGACATCCTCGCCGAGGCGTTCGCCGCCGGCCTCCGGGGCGTGAAGCTGCACAGCCACGTGCAGTGCCTGGCCCCGGACGCCCCCGAGATGCACGAGGTGTACGCGGCCTGCGCCCGGGCGGGACGGCCCGTGGTGCTCCACGCGGGACGCGAGCCGGCCAGCCCCCACTATCAATGTGACGTCCACGCCCTGTGCTCGGCCGAGCGCGTGGAGCGGGTGCTCCAGGCCCACCCCACCCTCAAGCTGTGCGTGCCCCACCTGGGTCTGGATGAGTTCGACGCCTACACCCGGCTGCTCGAGCGGTACGACTCGCTGTGGCTCGACACCACCATGGCGCTGGCCGGTTATTTTCCCCAGGAGCCGCCGCGCCGCTTGCTCGAAGTGCGTCCCGAGCGCATCCTCTACGGGACGGATTTTCCCCACCTGCCCTATGCGTGGGATCGCGAGCTGCACCGGCTGCTCGCGCTCAAGCTCGGGGACGAGGTGGAGGCAGGCATCCTCGGGGGCAATGCCTTGAAGCTCTACGGGGAATGTTGAAAAGCGCGCAGACCCCTTCCGCAACTGACCAGCCGTTCGCATCTTGCCCCCCATAGAATCCCGCTTTCGCCACCGAATCCGCTTCGAGGCCCCGCTATGTCCTGCCACATCCTGGTCGTCGACGACGACGCGAGCCACCGCACGCTGATCTGCGATGCCCTTCAAGACATGGGCTACCAGACCCAAGAGGCCGGCAATGGACGTGAAGCGCTGGACCTGCTGGAGGACGACCTGCCCCAGGCGGTGCTGCTCGACCTGCGCATGCCCGTCATGAGCGGCTGGGGACTGCTGGATGCCCTCAAGAAGATGCCCCGGGCGCGCGGCCTGCCCATCATCATCATCTCGGGCTACGGCTTCGAGTGGGAGGCGGAGCTGGTGGGCGCCGCCGGCTACATCTCCAAGCCGGTGGACCTGGACAAGGTGCGCATGACGGTGCAGCGCATCGTCGGTCCGCCCGAAGTGGCCATGATGCACTGAGGCGGACGGGCCCCACGGCCCGCTTCACCGCCGCCCCTCACCAGCCAGGCTGGAAGCGCCGCTCAGGAGAAGACGACGGTCTTGTTGCCATGCGGCAACACCCGGTCCTCCAGATGCCAGGCCACGGCCCGCGCGAGCACCGTGCGCTCCACCCGGCGCCCGATGCGCACCAGCTCCTCCACCGCGTTGCGATGTCCCACCCGGTGCACGTCCTGCTCGATGATCGGGCCGGCGTCCAGCTCGGCCGTCACGTAGTGCGCCGTGGCGCCGATGAGCTTCACGCCCCGGGTGTGCGCCTGGGCGTAGGGGTTGGCGCCCACGAAGGCCGGCAGGAAGCTGTGGTGGATGTTGATGATGGGCCCGCCGAAGCGCTGGATGAAGTCGCCGCTGAGGATCTGCATGTAGCGGGCGAGCACGAGGAGGTCCACCTGGTGCGCGCGCAGCAGCTCCAGGAGGGCCGCCTCGGCGTCCGCCTTGGTCTCGGGCGTCACGGGCACGTGGTGCAGGGGGATGCCGAAGGGGGCCAGCACCTCGCGCGCGTCCGGGTGGTTGCTCACCACCAGCGGGATGTGCGCCGCCAGCTCCCCCTTCTTCCACAGCCACAGGAGCTCCTGCAGGCAGTGATCCTGCTTGGAGACGAACAGGGCCATGCGCTTGACGCGCGCCGCGGGCGTCAGCCGCCAGCTCAAGGCGAAGCGCTCGGCCACCGGCCCCATGGCCCGCTCCAGCCCGGGCAGCCGCTCGGCGAGCCCGGGCAGATCGAACTCCAGGCGCATGAAGAAGCGCGAGTCGTCGGGCTCGGTGTGCTGGTGCGAGTCCACCACGTTGGCGCCCTGCTCGAAGAGCAGCTGGGTCACCGCCGCGACCACGCCGGGACGGTCCACGCACGTGATGAGCAGCCGGGCGCGCTCGGCGTTCAAGGCAGGGGCAGCCATCCGCGCGGGCTCAGGGATCCTTCTTGATCTGCTGCGCCAGGTAGTTGACCTCGCCCACCTGCTTCATCAGCTCCAGCTGGGCCTCCAGCCAGTCGATGTGCTCCTCGGTGTCCGCGAGGATGTACTCCAGCACCTCGCGGCTGCCGTTGTCCCCGAGGGTCCGGCACAGCTCGATGCCCTCGTTGAGGCGCTTCTGGGAGCCGGCCTCCAGGGCCAGGTCCAGCCGCAGCATCTCCGGCACGGTCTCGCCCACGTTCACCTTGGCCAGGCGCTGCAGGTTGGGCAGCCCCTCCAGGAACAGCACGCGCTTGACCAGGCGATCGGCGTGCTTCATCTCGCCAATCGACTCCTCGTAGATCTTCTTGGCGAGCCGGTCATACCCCCAGTTCTCCGCGATGCGCGCGTGCAGGAAGTACTCGTTGATCGCCGTCAGCTCGGTGGTGAGGACGTCGTTCAGCAGGTCGATGATCTGGGGGTGGCCTTTCATAGCGCCACGGAAGCTACCCGTGAGGTCGCCAGGGCACAACTCTCACGACACGAGGGACGCACGGCGTTCGCCTGCCGCCCCTCCCCGATGAGCTGGGTCATCTGATCGTGACACCCCCCACATCCCGTCCCCGCGCCACACACCTCCCCCAGTTTCTCCACAGTCCGCGCTCCCTCGGCGATACGGGCGCGGATGATGCGGTCCGAGACGGCGTGGCAGAGGCAGACGATCATTCGAGAGCTCAGAGGAGAGGACGACCGCGACAGGCGATCGCCAAGTGATATTGAGAATAGGTTTCAAAAACCCGGCGGTCAAGCCAGGGGGGAATCGGTGTCACGCGCCGGGCATTCCCGGGAGGGAGCGGGCGGGCGGGCGGGGGGTTGTGGGGGTGAGCCCGGGTCGGCTGAGATGGGCGTCCCCATGCTACCGCCTCCTTCTGACCTGGCCGTGGACGCCCGGGCCCTCGTGAAGCGCTTCGGTGACTTCACCGCGCTGCAGGGCCTGGAGCTGCTCATCCCCCGTGGTGCCTTCTATGCCTTCCTCGGGCCCAACGGCGCGGGCAAGTCCACCACCATCGCCCTGCTCACCGGCGTGTACGCCCCGGACTCCGGCCACATCCGGCTGTTGGGCGTGGACGCCGTGGCGCGCCCCCTGGAGGTCAAGCGCCACCTGGGCGTGGTGCCCGAGGAGCTGAGCCTCTTCGAGCGGCTCAGCGGGCGGCAGTACCTCACCTTCTGTGGGCGCATGTACGGGCTGAGTGGGGACGAGGCGGCGGCGCGGGCGGCGGAGCTGCTGGAGCTCACGGAGCTCACGTACAAGGCGGGGTCGCTCGTGGCCGAGTACTCCAAGGGGATGCGGCGGCGGCTGGCCATCGCCGCGTCGCTCATCCACGCGCCGGACCTGGTGCTCTTGGACGAGCCCTTCGAGGGCATCGACGTGCTGGCCGCGGGCGTCATCCGCGAGCTGCTGCGGGAGCTGAGCCGGCGGGGGGTGACGCTGCTGCTCACCACGCACGTGCTGGAGATCGCCGAGCGGCTGGCCACGCACGCGGGCGTCATCCGGGGCGGACGGATGTTGGATCAGGGTCCGGTGGAGGAGCTCAAGGAGCGCAACGGGGCGGGCTCGCTGGAGGCCGTCTTCGAGAAGCTCATCGCGGTGCCGGCCGCGCGCAACGCCCGGCTCTCCTTCTATGGAGACGCGCCCCCCGCCGAGGTCGTGCCGCTGCGCCGGGGGTCCGCGTGAACCGGCCCGCCGCGCCGGGCTTCTTCCGGCACCTGTGGCTGCTCTGGGCGCTGCGGGTGAACATCGGGCTCAACCAGGGCTCGGGGCGCCATCCGCTCTTCGCCGTGGGCGCCTTCCTGCTCTCCAGCGCGCCCGCGTGGGGCCTGGGCGTGTCCTTCTATGGGCTGATGCGCCTGCCCGGGGTGGCCCACAACGACGTGTGGCCCTTCTTCATCCTCAACCTCCTGTGCTTCGTCACCGCGGCGGTGTGGGTGACGTGGCCGCTCATGAGCGCGGGGGTGGATGACCACTCGGAGCTCAGCCGCTACGCGGCCTTCCCCATCTCCCCCTTCCGGCTGCTCATCGCCTCCACGGGGGCGAGCCTCCTGGAGCCCCGCGCGCTCGTCTTCTACGCGCCCCTGACGGGCGCGGCGCTCGGCTACGCGTCCATGCACCCGGTGCGGCTGCCGGGCTACGCGCTGGGGCTCTACGTGCTCTTCGCGCTGCTCAACGCCGCCTGGAGCCGGGTGGGCCTGTACATGGTGCTCAACGTGCTGCGCGAGAAGCACAGCGCCCAGTTGCTCGGCGGCGGCTTCGTGCTGTTCCTCGCGGGCGCCTCGCTCATCCCCCCCATCGACACGTCCTGGCTCACCGCCGTGGGCGAGGGCGGCGTGGAGAAGCTGGACATGGCCATCCTCGTGGACGCGACGCTCGCCCTGGGCCGGGTGCCCCCGGGGCTCTTCGGCGACGCGCTCCTGGAGCTGTCCTACGGCTACCGGCGCAATGCCTTCGCGGATGGCCTGGGCATGCTCTTCTTCACCGTCATGGGCTTCGCGCTCGCCTACGCGCTGCTCTTGCGCTTCCACCGGGGCGTGGGCCGCGCGGGGCCCGTGGGCAAGGTGTCCCCGGATGGCGACCCCTTCGCCCGCACGCGCTCGCGCTTCACCACCCTCGTCGTGCGCGAGGCGCTGGACCTGTGGCGCAACCCCCGCGCGCGGCTGCTCGCCGCGGTGCCCTTCGTGCTCGCCATCCTGCTCAAGCTCACCTCGGGCCGCGGCCTGCTCGAGTTCGCCGTGGGCGAGAGCGCCGATGCGTGGCTCATGGGCGGCCTGTGCATCTATGGCGCGGTGGTGATGGCCTCCACGTTCTCGCAGAACACCTTCGCCTATGACGGCCACGGGCTCGCGCTGCTCATCGCCGCGCCCGTGGAGCTGGGCGAGGTGCTCCGGGCGAAGAACCGGGTGCAGGGGCTGGCCGCCGGCGGCATGGCGCTCTGCGTGGGCCTCTTCTACCGGGTGTACTTCGGCCGGGGCACGGCGCTCGACCTCGCGTGCGCCCTGCTCGCCGTGCTCGCCGTCATCCCGGTGCTGCTCACCGCGGGCAACTTCCTCTCGCTCTACTTCCCGGTGAAGTTCCACGCGAGCCTCAAGCGCCGCGACAAGCTGCCCCTCACCGCGTCCCTGCTCGGCATCGTCGCGGCGAGCGTGGGCTGCGCCCCCTTCGTCACCGCCCTGCGCCTCACCGCGCACGCGGGCACCACCCCCGGCACGCTCGGGCTGCTCGCCCTGAGCGCCACGGTGACGCTCGGGCTGTACCTGGCGCTGCTGCCCCTGGCGCTGCGGCTGCTCGAGCAGCGCAAGGAACGGGTGCTGCGGGCGGTGACGCGCGAGTGAGGCGCCCCGCCCCCGTCCGGTTCAGCGCACCGGGGGCGGGTTGCGATCGGCGAAGCCGCGCTGGTGGAAGTACGGGTAGGCCAGCGTCGTGGCGCTCGCGGCGTCCAGGCGCGCCACCTGCTCGTCCGTGAGGCTCCAGCCCACCGCGCCCAGGTTCTGGCGCAGCTGCTCCTCGGTGCGCGCGCCCACGATGACGTTGGCCACGGTGGGCCGCCGCAAGAGCCAGTTGAGGGCCACCTGGGGCACCGTCTTGCCCACGTCCTGGGCCACGGCGTCCAGCGCGTCCACGACCTGGTAGAGGTACGCGTCCTCCACCGGCGGCCCGCCCGACATGGTCGCCGCCGAGCGCAGGCGGCTGGTCTCCGGCAGGGGCTGGCCCCGGCGGATCTTCCCCGTCAGCCGGCCCCACCCGAGCGGGCTCCAGACGATGGCGCCCACGCCCTGGTCCAGGCCGAGCGGCATCAGCTCCCACTCGTAGCTGCGGCCGATGAGCGAGTAGTACGCCTGGTGCGCCACGTAGCGCGCCCAGCCGTACTTCTCACTCACCGCCAGCGACTTCATCAGGTGCCAGCCGGAGAAGTTCGAGCAGCCGATGTAGCGGATCTTCCCCGCGCGCACGAGGTCGTCCAGGCAGCCCAGGGTCTCCTCCACCGGCGTGGACGCGTCGAAGCCGTGCAGCTGGTAGATGTCGATGTAGTCGGTGCCCAGGCGCTTGAGGCTGCCCTCCACGCTGCGGATGAGGTGGAAGCGCGAGGAGCCCACGTCGTTGGCGCCCGGGCCCATGCGGAACGTGCCCTTGGTGGAGATGATGGCCTGGTCCCGGCGGCCCTTGAGCGCCTGGCCCAGGATTTCCTCCGACAGGCCATGGGAGTAGACGTCCGCCGAGTCGAACATGGTGAGCCCCGCCTCCAGGCAGATGTCCACCAGGCGCGTGGCCTCCTTCACGTCCGAGCTGCCAAAGCCCTTGAAGAAGTCGTTGTTGCCCCCAAAGGTTCCCGTGCCCAGGCTCAGCACCGGCACCTTGAAACCCGAACCACCCAGTCTTCTGAACTCCATGACGTGTCGCTCCCCGCGAAGGATTCGTGGACGACACTCCTAACGCGCCGTGCCTTCCCACACCACGCCGCGTGAGACAAAGCCCCCCCCACGCCCCGCTCCCGCTGGAGAACCCGCATGCCCTTCGCGCACCTCAACCATCAAGACATCTACTTCGAGGACTCGGGCGGCAGCGGACCCGCGCTCGTGCTCGCGCATGGCTTCCTCATGGATGGCCGCATGTTCGAGCCCCAGGTGGAGGCGCTCGCCCCGGGCTTCCGCGTCATCCGCTGGGACGCGCGCGCCCTGGGCCGCACCCGCTGGGATGGCCGCCCCTTCACCCTCTATGACTCGGCCGCGGACACGCTCGCGCTGATGGACCACCTGGGCCTCGCCCAGGCCTTCGTCGGCGGCCTGTCCCAGGGCGGCTACTGCGCCCTGCGCACCGCCCTGGTCGCGCCCGAGCGCGTGCGGGGCCTCGTGCTCATGAGCACCAGCGGGCGGCTCAACCCCGCGGAAGGCGCCGGCTACCGGCAGGTGCGCGACCTGTGGGGCACGCCCGGCGCCACGGAGAACATCGTGCGCAGCTACGCGAGCCTCATCATCGGGGATGACCGCTTCGCGCCCGAGTG includes:
- a CDS encoding aldo/keto reductase, whose protein sequence is MEFRRLGGSGFKVPVLSLGTGTFGGNNDFFKGFGSSDVKEATRLVDICLEAGLTMFDSADVYSHGLSEEILGQALKGRRDQAIISTKGTFRMGPGANDVGSSRFHLIRSVEGSLKRLGTDYIDIYQLHGFDASTPVEETLGCLDDLVRAGKIRYIGCSNFSGWHLMKSLAVSEKYGWARYVAHQAYYSLIGRSYEWELMPLGLDQGVGAIVWSPLGWGRLTGKIRRGQPLPETSRLRSAATMSGGPPVEDAYLYQVVDALDAVAQDVGKTVPQVALNWLLRRPTVANVIVGARTEEQLRQNLGAVGWSLTDEQVARLDAASATTLAYPYFHQRGFADRNPPPVR
- a CDS encoding (2Fe-2S)-binding protein, which produces MIVCLCHAVSDRIIRARIAEGARTVEKLGEVCGAGTGCGGCHDQMTQLIGEGRQANAVRPSCRESCALATSRVASVAL
- a CDS encoding ABC transporter ATP-binding protein, translating into MLPPPSDLAVDARALVKRFGDFTALQGLELLIPRGAFYAFLGPNGAGKSTTIALLTGVYAPDSGHIRLLGVDAVARPLEVKRHLGVVPEELSLFERLSGRQYLTFCGRMYGLSGDEAAARAAELLELTELTYKAGSLVAEYSKGMRRRLAIAASLIHAPDLVLLDEPFEGIDVLAAGVIRELLRELSRRGVTLLLTTHVLEIAERLATHAGVIRGGRMLDQGPVEELKERNGAGSLEAVFEKLIAVPAARNARLSFYGDAPPAEVVPLRRGSA
- a CDS encoding response regulator encodes the protein MSCHILVVDDDASHRTLICDALQDMGYQTQEAGNGREALDLLEDDLPQAVLLDLRMPVMSGWGLLDALKKMPRARGLPIIIISGYGFEWEAELVGAAGYISKPVDLDKVRMTVQRIVGPPEVAMMH
- the bfr gene encoding bacterioferritin, whose amino-acid sequence is MKGHPQIIDLLNDVLTTELTAINEYFLHARIAENWGYDRLAKKIYEESIGEMKHADRLVKRVLFLEGLPNLQRLAKVNVGETVPEMLRLDLALEAGSQKRLNEGIELCRTLGDNGSREVLEYILADTEEHIDWLEAQLELMKQVGEVNYLAQQIKKDP
- the purU gene encoding formyltetrahydrofolate deformylase, whose product is MAAPALNAERARLLITCVDRPGVVAAVTQLLFEQGANVVDSHQHTEPDDSRFFMRLEFDLPGLAERLPGLERAMGPVAERFALSWRLTPAARVKRMALFVSKQDHCLQELLWLWKKGELAAHIPLVVSNHPDAREVLAPFGIPLHHVPVTPETKADAEAALLELLRAHQVDLLVLARYMQILSGDFIQRFGGPIINIHHSFLPAFVGANPYAQAHTRGVKLIGATAHYVTAELDAGPIIEQDVHRVGHRNAVEELVRIGRRVERTVLARAVAWHLEDRVLPHGNKTVVFS
- a CDS encoding TatD family hydrolase translates to MPELLQLFDAHLHPEALSDQDLESMRFFGVERALVVAHHLPEPTPKALRKHFDDLVHKQLPRLERLGIRAWAALGVHPRCIPRRGLSEVLAHLPDYFQGGRVVALGETGLHAGGIEEEEAFLEQLALARQLKLRVVVHTPLKDKERHTRRLLTLVRESGIQPSRVLVDHANARTVRNILGCGHWAGLSLHPEALKAERAVLLVRRLGSERLVLNSDAGDGAGDILGLARVAHLLTKARLSERVVKRVAHDNAARFYRPR
- a CDS encoding alpha/beta fold hydrolase; this translates as MPFAHLNHQDIYFEDSGGSGPALVLAHGFLMDGRMFEPQVEALAPGFRVIRWDARALGRTRWDGRPFTLYDSAADTLALMDHLGLAQAFVGGLSQGGYCALRTALVAPERVRGLVLMSTSGRLNPAEGAGYRQVRDLWGTPGATENIVRSYASLIIGDDRFAPEWMERWRQTPRDAFVAAINTLLERDDIAPRLGDIRAPAIVFHGLADVAIPAGEGGALHDALPGRTRFVPVHEGAHAISLTHPHVVNPPLLEFLRAHA
- a CDS encoding amidohydrolase family protein, producing the protein MTPPETPPETPLDHDPRAPPACLGGAGWLTPRGDGQPPLPALDDAEGARLPEGLPPVVDAHVHLFPDRVFEAIWRWFERYGWPIRYKLHTPQVVSFLLSRGVHRVVALHYAHTPGMARALNAYIAEVARAEPRVLGLATVLPGEPGAGDILAEAFAAGLRGVKLHSHVQCLAPDAPEMHEVYAACARAGRPVVLHAGREPASPHYQCDVHALCSAERVERVLQAHPTLKLCVPHLGLDEFDAYTRLLERYDSLWLDTTMALAGYFPQEPPRRLLEVRPERILYGTDFPHLPYAWDRELHRLLALKLGDEVEAGILGGNALKLYGEC